GTTTAACTCGCTTGTGGCTAGGTCTAATTGACTGTCATTTAAAACCCATATTTCAAAAAAACTTTCTTCGGTACGCACCTGGTTTTCAATATCAAGAGAGGCCAGGTAATCGCTAAAAGTATGGGCCATTTCTAAACTTCTAACGCTTCCAATTTTACGCATAAAAATTACTCTTACATGTTATTCCAAGTGTATCAAGAAAATGTTGTTTGTACGGTTCTTGTTTTGCGATTGCAATTTGTACAGCGTTTGTTAAAAACTGTTTTCTTATGGCACCTCAAAAAGAAACTATTGGCATTATTGGCGGCAGTGGCCTTTATGCCATGAAAGATTTTAAGCTTACCAAAAAAGTAAATTTAAAAACACCGTTTGGAAAACCATCCGATTCCTTCATGTGCGGAACTCTTGAAGGGAAGAGCGTAGTGTTTTTGCCACGTCACGGAGTGGGGCATCGTATTAATCCTTCCGAAATTAATTTTAAGGCTAACATCTGGGGGATGAAAAAACTGGGTGTTACCAGTATTTTTTCGGTATCCGCTGTAGGATCCCTTAAAGAAGAAATTAAACCGGGACATATGGTGGTGATCGATCAATTTATTGATCGTACCCGTTTGCGACCGTCTACATTTTACGAAAAGGGAATTGTAGCGCATGTTAGTTTTGCCGATCCGGTATGCTCTCATGTGAGAGAAAATTTAATTACATCATCTCGTTCTTGCGGGTTAGTGACGCACGATAAGGGGACATATGTGTGCATGGAAGGCCCCATGTTTTCCACACGTGCCGAGTCTCATTGGTATCGTAGTCTTAATGCTTCGGTGATTGGAATGACCAATTTACAAGAGGCTAAACTCGCCCGTGAAGCCGAAATTTGCTACGCCACTCTTGCGCTATCAACCGATTATGATTGCTGGCATGAATCGGAAGAGCCGGTGACCACCGATCAAATTTTGGCTATTTTGCATCAAAATATTGAAGCCGCACAAAGTATTATTAAAACAGCGGTTAAAAATTATTCAGGCTTGTCCTCGTGTTCGTGCCGCAGTGCAGTGGCTCATGCCATATTAACAGATAAGAAAAAAATAAGCCCGGTGGCTAAACAACGTTTAAAACTTTTAATTGGGAGATACCTATGAGTATTTTAGTGGTGGGAACCGTAGCCCTGGATACTGTTTCAACACCTTTTGGTAAAATAGATGAAGGGCTGGGTGGTTCGGCCATGCACTTTGCAGTTTCTTCTTCTTACTACACGCCTGTTTCAATTGTTGCCATTGTGGGGCAAGATTTTCCTCAAAAACATCTCGATTTTTTAAAAAGCCGTAACATTAATATAGATGGTATTCACCGTCATGAAGGTAAAACCTTTCGCTGGACAGGTAAATATGACTACGATTTAAACAATGCCCAAACTCTTAAAACCGAACTCAATGTGCTGCTTGAGTTTTCACCAAAACTGACCGACGCACAAAAAAAGAACGATTTTTTATTTTTGGCCAATGTCGATCCCGATATTCAACGTCAGGTGATTGAGCAAATGCCGCGTCCCAAACTAATTGCCTGCGATACTATGAATTTTTGGATTGAAGGCAAAAAAGATTCTCTCTTAAAAACATTTAAGATGGTGGATATGGTTACCATCAACGAAGGCGAAGCTCGATTACTTTCCGGTGAAGCTAATTTAATGAAAGCAGCCAAAGCTATCATTAAGATGGGTCCTAAAACCGTGGTGATTAAACAGGGAGAGTACGGAGCTTTGCTGTTTCACGATAATCATGTATTCTCGGCCCCCGGATTACCTTTAGAAACGGTTATGGATCCAACGGGTGCGGGTGATAGTTTTGCTGGCGGCCTGATGGGTTATTTATCGCGTGCTGGTGAAGTGAATTTAAAAAACTTAAAGCAAGGTTTAATTGCCGGTAGCGTGATGGCTTCACTGAATGTGGAAGCTTTTAGCTGTGAAAGAATTAAAAATCTTTCCGAAGCCGATTTAAAAAACCGCTATGCCGAATTTAGGGCTTTAAGTCATTTTGAAGATTTAAGTTTCTGATAACTCAAACGCGTCGGACTTGTCCGGCTGGTTTGAGTCCGACTATGGCTCGTCAAACTATTCAGGGTATTTACGATACGGCCTTTAGGCTGTTGCGCCATCATGCTACCGATAATTTAAAAAAGCTTCTTTTTCGCCTGCATCCTGCAGATTTAGCCGATGTTATTCAAAAATTTACAGTTCACGACCAAGACGTGATTATTGGTCTTATTCACGATTATTCAAAATTGCCCGAAATGTTTTCCGAATTAGAAGGTGATTTTTTAAAAGAATATTTGGAACGTAACAATAACTTTGCCTGGCTTTCTGAAATTTTACAAAAGTTACCCTCCGACGATTTAACCGATTTGGTGGGGAAATTGCCCCAGGAAATGGCAGATGAACTTTTAAGTCATTTTCAAACCGAACAATCACAGGATGTAACCGGCTTGTTGCAATATCAAGAATCTACCGCGGGCGGACTTATGTCTACCGAGGTTTTTAAATTGGCCGAAACAATATCGGTTAAAGAAGCCATTTTGAGTTTGCAAAATATTTCACAGGTAGCCACATTTTTTTATATTTATGTGGTTAATAGTGTAGATCAGCTTACCGGCGTTATTTCTATTCGGCAGCTTTTTCAAAATTCTCCCGACAAACAGTTAAAAGATATCATGATTCGTGATGTGATTAGGGTTGGTACTCAAGAATCTCAGGATGTAGTGGCGCGTATAGTGGCACAGTATAATTTGGTAGCCATTCCGGTAGTAGAAGAAAATAATACTTTGGTTGGTGTGATTACTGTTGATGACGTGATTGATGTTATTCATGAGGAGGCTAAAGAAACAGCCCTTAAAATGGGTATTGTAGAATCGGAAGATTTAAACGAGCAGGGCTTGATAAAAAGTTTAACGCATAAAATCCCGTGGTTTGTTATTTTTTTACTGGGGGCCATTGTTAATTCTGAAATTATTAATCATTATTACAGTTTTTTACCTGCCATGGGTATTTTTGCAGGATTTATCCCGCTGATGTTGCGTATGGGCGGCATTATTTCACGGCAAAGTGCCACCATCATGATTCAGAGTATTTACTCCAATCAATTTAATTTAAGGTCTATTCTTAAAACCTTTTTAAGACAGGCTATCATTAACAGTGTTATTGCTCTTGTGGCTATTGGCATTATGGCATTTTACAGCTATTTTCGTTTTCATCAGGTGGGGTTATTGCCCTTAGCTATTGGTATTTGTTTATTTGCCGCTATGTTGGTATCGCATGTGTTGGGTAATACCTTGCCTTATCTTTTTTCTAAAATTAAACTCGATCCGGGTCTTGCTAGTCATTCGCTTATTAATTTTGTGCTGGATGTTTTGGTGCTGTTTATTTACTTTAAGGTTCTAATCGTCTTTTTCCAAAAAAGTTAAATATGAACTCAAACCAGATTACCGGTATTGTGTTAAAAAAAATCCCTTATGGAGATAGTGATTGGATTGTCACTATTCTTACCGAAGAGGGGATGAAGCTATCGGCTATGGCTAAGGGTGCTAAAGGTTCAGCCAAGCGTTTTCAGGGTGGACTCGATCTGTTTAGCGTTTTTCGTTTCATGATAAAGCCTAAGGGAGCTGATTTTAACTGGCTTGAGTCGAGCGATATGACTTGGGGTTTTGCGGGAGCAAGGCGAGATGTGCTTAAGTTTGCCTGTGCTTCTTATTTTTCTGAAATTATTTTGGAGTTTATGCAAGAAAAAGAAGAAATGCCTCACGTTTATTCTACGTTTTTGTCTTTTCTAAAAGATCTTAATACCGAATTGCCGCTCTTGCCTCAAACCATTCCCGTATTTGAACATCATATGCTGTCTTTGTTTGGCTATAAGCCAAGTTTAGAGCAATGTGTGGAATGTTCCTGTAAAATTACACCGGAACAACAGTATCATTTTAGTACCAATAGAGGTGGGGTCATTTGCTCGGTTTGTTTTCGTGGTAAAAGCGATTATCCTCTTACATATCAGGTAATCACAAAAATGATGGATGGTTTTTCTGGTGAAGCTTTTCCGGTTTGGAAAAGTGAAGAGGTGGCTCAGGCTCGTCATGTGTTAGAATATTTTTTGCAATATACAGCCGGAAAGCCTTTTAAGTCTCTCTCTTTTTTAAGCTCAATTCTTCAGTGACAAATTAACGCACTGCATCAATAAAAATAACGCAAGTCTTTCAGATTGTTGACAAAATTTAGAAATATTTAATTGACACACAGAGGGAATCAATTTACATCCCTAAAGTCATTAAAGCAGTTCTATCTATATATAAGGGGTCTGAAGGAGCGAAAAATGCCACAATTTGTTAGAGGAAAGGTAGCTAGCGCCTTTATCCTTATTTTATCCGTTTATCTTTTTGCTAATTGTACTCCCAAACAAATCGCGTCTGATATCACGTCGCAAATTATGAGAAGTGGGGCTCCTGCTTTTGAAATGGAGTCGGATGTTGATATTGCCGAAACATCTGGGCTTACCATGATTAAAATGATGGAAGCTTTCCAGCATGATAATCCCAACAATAAAAATTATCTCATACTTCTCTCTCGTTCTTATGCCAACTATGGTTTTGGTTTTTTAGAATGGAACATGCTCAAGTATAAAAGCGTGGATGAAGGCAAAAGAGCTTTAAATGAAAGCCGTGCTAAACAATTTTATGCCAAAGGTAAGGCTTATGGCTTGCAATTGTTAACCCGCAATAGTGCTTTTGAAGGAACACTTAAAAAGGATATGGATTCTTTTAAGAAAGCGTTAAAAGGCATGGGAAGAGGGTCGCTAGAACCTTTGTTTTGGACCGCATTAAATTGGGGTAGTTACATTAACCTTAATAAAGATTCGCCGCTGGCCATTGCCGAATTTCCCCGTGCCGAAGCCATGATGCAGCGTGTTTATGAAATTGACGAAAATTTTTATTATGGTGGTCCCTTGCTCTTTTTTGGGGTCTCTTTTGGATCGCGTCCTACCATGTTTGGTGGTAATCCCCAAAAATCGAAAGAATTTTTTGAAAAAGCCTTAGCGGCTTATAAACGTAAATTTTTGATGACGCAGGTGTTGTATGCACAAACATACTGTGTCCAAAACCAGGATAAAGCCATGTTTGAAACTCTACTCAACGAGGTTTTATCTACCGATGCTGCCGTGCTTCCCGAAGCAAGGCTTGCCAACGAAATAGCCAAGCAAAAAGCGGCTTGGCTTTTGTCCCACGAAAATCAATATTTTTAACCCCATCTATAAGGAGATTGTATGAAATCGTTTTCATTAAAATTATTAACTTTGGCACTTGTAAGCGCCGGGTTTATAGCCTCTTCCAGTGTTCAAGCGGCTCCCTGTGCTGCGCCTTCAACCGTTCTTAAATTAGCAACTGTAGCTCCCGAAGGAACCACTCTTTATAAAGGGCTCATGAATGTTAAAACAGCCATCAATACTCAAACTGAAGGTTGTGTGGATATTCAAATTTTTGCCGGTAGCGTTCAGGGTGATGAAAAAGACGTGATCCGTAAAATCCGTATTGGTCAGCTTGATATTGCGGCCTTAACCGGTGTGGGTTTAGGAGATATTGTTCCCGAAGTACGTGTTTTAGAATTGCCCTTCCTCTTTAAAACAGAAGCACAGGTAAATTCGGTATACGCGGCTATGCGCCCATATTTTGATAAAGCCTACGAAGCTAAAGGCTTCAAACTGATGGGCTGGGCTGGTATTGGTTTTATCCAAATTTTCTCTAACAAATCTATTACCAAAAAAGCCGACATGAACGGCGTTAAAATGTGGATGTGGGAAGGTGATCCTTTGGCTCAGGCTATGTATGAATCGTTAAAAGTGGTTCCTGTGCCCTTGGCTTTACCCGATGTGCTATCGTCTCTTACCACTGGCCTTATTGATGGCGCTTATGGTCCTGGTTTAGGTGCTATTGCTCTTCAATGGCATACCAAGGTAAAATATATGACCAAAGTCGATTTAAGCTACGGCAGTGGTGGTTTGGTTATTTCAAATGCAGCTTGGGCTAAGTTAAATCCGTCTCAACAGACTATTGTTAAAAATGTAATTGATCAAGAAGCTGCTAAGCTTACAACACAAACCAACATTGATAGCGCTCAATCGGAACAAATTTTACAGGCTAGCGGTATTCAAATTGTACAATTGGATCCAGCTTCTAAAACCGAATTGGAAGGTATCAGCAAAGAAGTTCAAGCCAAACTGGTTGGCAAACTGTATTCGCAGGAACTCCTAAACCAGGTTTTAGCTTTAATTAAATAATTTAAATTAGCGAATAGAGGGGCGGTTTATCCGCCCCTCACTCGTTTTATTGTATGAAAGCTCTTTTCTTTATTGATAAGCTTCTTTTAAAAATTGAAGCCTCGCTTCTTAATATCATTCTTATCACCATGCTCGCTTTTGCCAGTACCCAAGTAATTTTACGAAATTTTTTTGATACCGGCATTGAATGGGGCGATGTTTTTGCCCGTCATTTGGTTTTAGTGCTTTGCTTTTTTGGAGCCACTATTTCTACAAAGGAAGATAAACACATCCGTATTGATGCATTGTTAAAAGTGATTAGTAAACGTTGGTTGCCTTTGGTGGAGTTTTTTGTGTCGGTTTTTTGTATTATTGTGAGCTTTTTACTGACTCTGGCGGCTCGCAAATTTATGATGGATGAAAGAATGGCCGATACCGTTTTGTTTGGTAAAGTGAAAACCTGGTATTTTTTAACCGTGATGCCAATTGGCTTTTCTATTATCACTTTTCGTTTTTTTATTAAAACCGTTGAAAGTTTATTCGCCTTAACCGGAAAAAAGGCTGATTTGAAAAAACTCGAGAATTCCGAACTCGATATATCCGTGAATATCAATATAAAATGAGCTCAACAATAATATTTAGCGTTGTGGCCCTTTTAGGGGCTCCCTTATTCATCATTTTTGGTGCGGTGGCGCTCTTGTCATTTTCGCAGGCAGGGATAGATACCTCGGCGATCATGATTGAGTTTTACCGTATGGCAGCAGCGCCCACACTCATTACTATCCCACTTTTTACTTTTGCTGGTTACATGATGGCCGAAAGTTCTACTCCTAAACGCTTGGTAAACCTCACTCAGGCTATTATAGGTTGGATGCCAGGCGGTTTGGCTGTTGTTACCTTGCTTGCTTGTGCATTTTTTACAGCATTTACCGGTGCCAGTGGCGTTACTATAATTGCTTTGGGTGGTTTGCTCTATCCTATTTTGCTCAAAGAAAAATATGATGATAAGTTTAGCATGGGTTTAGTGACCAGTTGCGGTAGCTTGGGTTTACTTTTTCCTCCCAGCTTGCCCATTATTTTATACGGTTTAGTAGCCACTGTTAGTATCGACAAATTATTTTTGGCCGGTATTTTACCGGGACTGTTATTGATTATGGTGTTAGGTGCTTACAGCATTTACATGGGGCACAAGTCGGGTGTTCGCCGTGTTCCCTTTGAATTTAGTAATTTGGGTAAGTCTATTAAAGAAGCAATCTGGGAAATACCTTTGCCCATTATTATTTTGGTGGGCATTTACGGTGGCATTATTACCGCCTCCGAAGCGGCTTCGGTAACAGCCTTATATGTATTTATTGTTCATGTTTTTATCTATCGTGATCTTAAAATTTTTACCGACATCCCGCGTATTATTCGTGAATCGATGGTGCTGGTGGGTGGTATTCTCATCATTTTGGGTGTGGCCTTGGGGATGACGGGTTATATTGTAGATGCTCAAGTTCCGTTTAAAATTTTCAATTGGGTAAGCCAATACATTAGTTCTCAATTCATGTTTTTGGTGTGCCTCAATCTATTTTTGTTGGTGGTGGGTTGTTTAATGGATATTTTCTCGGCTACCATTGTGGTGGTGCCCATTATCACACCCATTGCTTACAAGTATGGTGTAGATCCCATTCATTTGGGGATTATTTTCTTAACTAATTTAGAAATTGGTTATTTAACTCCGCCGGTGGGGCTTAATCTGTTTATCTCGTCTTTCCGCTTTAAAAAGCCCATTTTTGAATTGTATCGTATTGCGATACCTTTTCTTATTTTACTTATTTTTTGTTTGATGATTATTACCTACGTGCCTTGGCTTTCTACATATTTGGTGAGTGTTGTGGGAGTGAAGTAGACGTATTGGGTGAAATACTTTTAAGATAATGGAAGAGGGGAATAGAAACCCCTACCATGGCTACAATAAGCCCTATTACTATAATTAATTCTTTAATGGTCATGCCGTTTTGGTTGATTTTTTTCATGTGACCAGAATATAGCGAACCGTTTTAAAACATCAAATAAATTCGCCGTACTTCCCGTTGACACACCTCTTTGTGTTTGTTACATCTCACTCTCAAATTTTTAATTTTATTATTTTAGACTAATGGAGGTTTTATGCGTGATGTTGTGATTGTAGGCGCCGCCCGTACACCGGTTGGCAGTTTTATGGGTTCTCTTTCGTCTCTTACTGCTCCTCAACTAGGTGCTATTGCTATTAAAGAGGCTGTTAAACGGGCCGGAATTAAACCCGAACTTGTGGAAGAAGCCATCATGGGTAACGTACTGACGGGTGCTGTTGGTCAATCGCCGGCTCGTCAGGCTATTTTAGGTGCCGGCCTTCCTAAAGAAGTATCGGCATTAACCATTGGTAAAGTGTGTGGCTCGGGTTTAAAAAGCGTGATGCTCGCTGTTCAGGCTATTAAATCGGGCGAAGCCGATTGTGTGGTGGCTGGTGGCATGGAAAGTATGTCGAAGGCCCCTTATGCTTTAACCGAAGCCAGAGCCGGCCTGCGCATGGGCCATGGCAAGATGATTGATACCATGATCCACGATGGTTTGTGGGATCCGTATAATAATGTGCACATGGGCAACTGCGCCGAAAAATGCGCTAAAGAATATAATGTGACACGCGAAATGCAGGATGCTCATGCGGCCGAATCGTACCGTCGGGCTCAAAAGGCAGTAAAAGAGGGTGTGTTTAAAGACGAAATTGCTGCTGTTACCATCTCTTCCAAAAAAGGTGATGTGGTGATTGATAGCGATGAAGAACCGGGTAAGGGTAGTATCGATAAATTAGCTACGCTGCGTCCTGCTTTTGATAAAGAAGGCACAGTTACTGCCGGTAATGCCTCTAGCATCAACGACGGTGCTGCGGCTCTCGTTCTCATGAGTGCCGATAAAGCTAATGAATTGGGTTTAAAACCCCTCGCTAAAATTGTAGCGAGCGCGCAAGCCAGCATAGAACCCGTATGGTTTACCATGGCTCCCTCTGTGGCCATGGAAAAAGCTTTGGAAAAGGCCAAACTCAAAGCCTCCGATATTGACTTATGGGAAGTGAACGAAGCCTTTTCGGTTGTGGCTGTAGCGAACAACAAAAAAATCGGTATTCCAGATGACAAAGTAAACGTGAACGGTGGCGCGGTGGCTATTGGTCATCCCATTGGTGCAAGTGGTGCCCGTATTTTGGTAACGCTTTTATACGCTTTAAAAGCCCGCAATGCAAAACGCGGATTGGCATCTTTGTGTATTGGTGGTGGCGAAGGTGTAGCGCTTATTGTTGAACGCGTATAAAAGAAAGGCATTTTCATGCCTCAAAAACTCATCGGCATTTTGGGTGTTCATCCGGCGCTTACGCTTTTGGCCAAAGCTTGCGCTTTGCATGGATATTCCGTGCTGTGGGTAGATGCCGATAAAAACGCACTCGAAAAAAGTATCACAGCTCTTAAAAATTCATTTGATGACGGTAATAACTTAAGCATACAGGGCTTATCGGCTAAAGATGAATGTTTGGCGCGTATTCAGTTGTCGCTGGATATGAAAGCCCTGAGTGAAGCCAGTTTTATTTTGGCATCATCTGATGCGCCTGTTAACGAACTAGTCACTACAACACCGCTTGCCTTTATCGATAGCGATATTGGCACTACAAGTCTTGCTCATAGTCTTAGTTCTCCCGAACGTGCTTTAGGTTTTTTTCCGGTTATTTACGAGAATCAAATTAAACTTGTAGAAATGATTCGTGCCGTTAAAACCAGCGATAACACGCTTCAGCTTTTTGGTAATTTTTTAAAAGAGCTAAAACTGGATACCATTTATGTACACGATTTTACCGGTTCTGTATTTGAACGTGTGGTGTATGCCGGTATTAACGAGGCTATTCAGGTTTTATACGAGGGAATTACCAGTGCCGAAAGCATTGACAGGGTGGTGAGTGTTGGGTTATCCCATCCTATCGGCCCCTTAAAACTGGCCGATTTATTAGGCTTGGACAGGGTTAAAAAGCGTTTGGAAAATTTGTTCACCGCTACCGCCAATCCCAAGTTTTTGCCGTCGCCTTTACTCACCAAATTAACCGAAGCCGGTTTTACGGGAGTAAAAGCCGGACGAGGTTTTTATCAGTATAAATCATCCCTCTGAAAGGACATTTATGAGTTTTGAAACTTTATTAGTAGAAATAAACGAAGGCATTGCCACGGTTCAGGTAAATCGTCCCAAGGCGCTTAATGCTATCAACCGCCAAGTACTTATTGATTTAGGCAACGCTTTTAAACAGCTGGAAGGTGATTCAAATGTAAAAGGTATCATCTTAACCGGTAACGGCGATAAAGCTTTTGTGGCTGGTGCCGATATTGTGAGTATGCAGAATATGACGGTTCTTGAAGCAACAGAATTTGGCAAGTTAGGTCATGACACCATGAAGACTATCGAAAACTGCGGTAAGCCCGTGGTTGCTGCTGTTAACGGTTTTGCTTTAGGTGGTGGTTTGGAACTGGCTCTCTCGTGCGATTTTATCTATGCCTCAAGCACCGCTAAATTGGGTTTACCTGAAGTTAACTTGGGAATTTTCCCTGGCTTTGGTGGTACTCAGCGTTTGTCGCGCTTGATCGGTAAAAACCGTGCTAAGGAACTCGTTTACACCGCTAAAATCATCTCGGCAGAAGAGGGGCTTAATATTGGTATTGTAAACAAAGTATCCGCTCCTGAAACTTTATTGGCCGATGTTAAAGCCACCTTATCTACAATTTTAACTAAAGGTTTAGTGGCTATCCGCTTAGCTAAGAAAGTGATGAATGAAGGAACGGATTTAGATTTAGCCAGTGGTTTGGCGATGGAAGAAAATACTTTCCCGTTAACATTCTCCACCGACGATAAAAAAGAAGGTGTAGCGGCGTTTATTGAAAAGAGAAAAGCTAATTTTACGGGAAAGTAAGAATAACCCACCCTGTCCCTCCTTTAATCTAAGGGAGGGGACCTTCTTACTCTCCCCCTTAAGTTAAGGGGGAGTGGGAGGGGGTTACAACGCATAAGGAAAAATATGAACTTTGAACTTTCTGAAGAACAAACAATGATTCAAAAAATGGCACGCGATTTTGCGCAAAAAGAACTCGCGCCTTTAGCTGCCGAACGCGATGAAAAAGCGGAATTCCCTACATCTTCACTTCCTAAAATGGCGGAGCTGGGTTTGATGGGCATGATGGTTCCTGAACAATGGGGCGGAGCAGGGCTCGATATGCTCTCATATGTATTAGCTTTAGAAGAAATTTCGGCCGCTTGTGCCTCTACCGGTGTTACCATGTCGGTGAATAACTCACTCTACTGCGGACCCATCACACGTTTTGCCAATGACGAACAAAAGAAAAAGTATTTAACACCCTTTGCTCAAGGTCAAAAACTGGGAGCGTATTGCTTGTCGGAACCAGGTACCGGTTCGGATGCAGCTAACCAGCAAACAACCGCTGTTGATAAAGGCAGCCATTATCTTTTAAATGGTACCAAAAACTTTATCACCAACGGGCCTCATGCAGATGCCATGGTGGTGTTTGCCATGACTGATAAATCTAAAAAGCATAAAGGCATTTCGGCTTTTATTGTAGATAAAAACTTTAAGGGTTTCTCGGTAGGTAAAGTTGAAAAGAAACTTGGTATTCGTGCTTCGGCTACCTCGTCCATCGTTTTAGAAAACTGCGAAGTTCCTAAAGATTGCCTCTTGGGTGAAGTTGGCCAGGGTTTTACTATTGCCATGAATACGCTCGATTACGGTCGCATTGGTATTGCCACCCAGGCGTTGGGTATTTCGCGCGCGGCTATTGAAGCGGCGGTAAAATACGCCAAAGAACGCGAAGCCTTTGGGCAATCCATTTCTAATTTTCAGGCCATCCAATGGATGATTGCCGATATGACCACACGTTTTGAAGCCTCGCGCATGCTCACTTATAAAGCGGCCGAGCTTAAGCAGGCCGGTAAACCTGCCAGTGTAGAAGCGTGTCAGGCCAAACTTTTTGCCTCGGAATCGTCAAACTTCATCACCAATAAAGCCGTGCAGATACACGGTGGTTATGGCTATTGCCGTGAGTATCCCGTAGAACGTCTCTTGCGTGATGCTCGTATTACCGAAATTTACGAGGGAACTTCCGAAATTCAGCGTTTGGTGATCGCAAAGAATACGTTAAAGTAACCCCCTCCCGTCCTCCCCCTTAGCCTAAGGGGGAGGGGCTAAGAACGCTCCCTCCCTTAAGCTAAGGGGGGGGTGGGGTGGGTTACTCTTCTTATGACCAAGAACCTTAAAGAATGGGAAGAGGGGACTTTAAAATCCTTTCTCGCTAAAGCGCCGGAGTCACAGAAAGAGTTTACCACTCTTTCGTCCGAACCCATCGAGCGTTTATACACGGCCGATCAAGTAGGCCAGAATCATCAAGAAGACATTGGTTTTCCCGGCGAATATCCTTTTACGCGCGGTGTTTATCC
This is a stretch of genomic DNA from bacterium. It encodes these proteins:
- the mtnP gene encoding S-methyl-5'-thioadenosine phosphorylase: MAPQKETIGIIGGSGLYAMKDFKLTKKVNLKTPFGKPSDSFMCGTLEGKSVVFLPRHGVGHRINPSEINFKANIWGMKKLGVTSIFSVSAVGSLKEEIKPGHMVVIDQFIDRTRLRPSTFYEKGIVAHVSFADPVCSHVRENLITSSRSCGLVTHDKGTYVCMEGPMFSTRAESHWYRSLNASVIGMTNLQEAKLAREAEICYATLALSTDYDCWHESEEPVTTDQILAILHQNIEAAQSIIKTAVKNYSGLSSCSCRSAVAHAILTDKKKISPVAKQRLKLLIGRYL
- a CDS encoding sugar kinase, producing the protein MSILVVGTVALDTVSTPFGKIDEGLGGSAMHFAVSSSYYTPVSIVAIVGQDFPQKHLDFLKSRNINIDGIHRHEGKTFRWTGKYDYDLNNAQTLKTELNVLLEFSPKLTDAQKKNDFLFLANVDPDIQRQVIEQMPRPKLIACDTMNFWIEGKKDSLLKTFKMVDMVTINEGEARLLSGEANLMKAAKAIIKMGPKTVVIKQGEYGALLFHDNHVFSAPGLPLETVMDPTGAGDSFAGGLMGYLSRAGEVNLKNLKQGLIAGSVMASLNVEAFSCERIKNLSEADLKNRYAEFRALSHFEDLSF
- the mgtE gene encoding magnesium transporter, whose translation is MARQTIQGIYDTAFRLLRHHATDNLKKLLFRLHPADLADVIQKFTVHDQDVIIGLIHDYSKLPEMFSELEGDFLKEYLERNNNFAWLSEILQKLPSDDLTDLVGKLPQEMADELLSHFQTEQSQDVTGLLQYQESTAGGLMSTEVFKLAETISVKEAILSLQNISQVATFFYIYVVNSVDQLTGVISIRQLFQNSPDKQLKDIMIRDVIRVGTQESQDVVARIVAQYNLVAIPVVEENNTLVGVITVDDVIDVIHEEAKETALKMGIVESEDLNEQGLIKSLTHKIPWFVIFLLGAIVNSEIINHYYSFLPAMGIFAGFIPLMLRMGGIISRQSATIMIQSIYSNQFNLRSILKTFLRQAIINSVIALVAIGIMAFYSYFRFHQVGLLPLAIGICLFAAMLVSHVLGNTLPYLFSKIKLDPGLASHSLINFVLDVLVLFIYFKVLIVFFQKS
- the recO gene encoding DNA repair protein RecO; this encodes MNSNQITGIVLKKIPYGDSDWIVTILTEEGMKLSAMAKGAKGSAKRFQGGLDLFSVFRFMIKPKGADFNWLESSDMTWGFAGARRDVLKFACASYFSEIILEFMQEKEEMPHVYSTFLSFLKDLNTELPLLPQTIPVFEHHMLSLFGYKPSLEQCVECSCKITPEQQYHFSTNRGGVICSVCFRGKSDYPLTYQVITKMMDGFSGEAFPVWKSEEVAQARHVLEYFLQYTAGKPFKSLSFLSSILQ
- a CDS encoding TRAP transporter TatT component family protein — its product is MPQFVRGKVASAFILILSVYLFANCTPKQIASDITSQIMRSGAPAFEMESDVDIAETSGLTMIKMMEAFQHDNPNNKNYLILLSRSYANYGFGFLEWNMLKYKSVDEGKRALNESRAKQFYAKGKAYGLQLLTRNSAFEGTLKKDMDSFKKALKGMGRGSLEPLFWTALNWGSYINLNKDSPLAIAEFPRAEAMMQRVYEIDENFYYGGPLLFFGVSFGSRPTMFGGNPQKSKEFFEKALAAYKRKFLMTQVLYAQTYCVQNQDKAMFETLLNEVLSTDAAVLPEARLANEIAKQKAAWLLSHENQYF
- the dctP gene encoding TRAP transporter substrate-binding protein DctP, which codes for MKSFSLKLLTLALVSAGFIASSSVQAAPCAAPSTVLKLATVAPEGTTLYKGLMNVKTAINTQTEGCVDIQIFAGSVQGDEKDVIRKIRIGQLDIAALTGVGLGDIVPEVRVLELPFLFKTEAQVNSVYAAMRPYFDKAYEAKGFKLMGWAGIGFIQIFSNKSITKKADMNGVKMWMWEGDPLAQAMYESLKVVPVPLALPDVLSSLTTGLIDGAYGPGLGAIALQWHTKVKYMTKVDLSYGSGGLVISNAAWAKLNPSQQTIVKNVIDQEAAKLTTQTNIDSAQSEQILQASGIQIVQLDPASKTELEGISKEVQAKLVGKLYSQELLNQVLALIK
- a CDS encoding TRAP transporter small permease, with the protein product MKALFFIDKLLLKIEASLLNIILITMLAFASTQVILRNFFDTGIEWGDVFARHLVLVLCFFGATISTKEDKHIRIDALLKVISKRWLPLVEFFVSVFCIIVSFLLTLAARKFMMDERMADTVLFGKVKTWYFLTVMPIGFSIITFRFFIKTVESLFALTGKKADLKKLENSELDISVNINIK
- a CDS encoding TRAP transporter large permease subunit; protein product: MSSTIIFSVVALLGAPLFIIFGAVALLSFSQAGIDTSAIMIEFYRMAAAPTLITIPLFTFAGYMMAESSTPKRLVNLTQAIIGWMPGGLAVVTLLACAFFTAFTGASGVTIIALGGLLYPILLKEKYDDKFSMGLVTSCGSLGLLFPPSLPIILYGLVATVSIDKLFLAGILPGLLLIMVLGAYSIYMGHKSGVRRVPFEFSNLGKSIKEAIWEIPLPIIILVGIYGGIITASEAASVTALYVFIVHVFIYRDLKIFTDIPRIIRESMVLVGGILIILGVALGMTGYIVDAQVPFKIFNWVSQYISSQFMFLVCLNLFLLVVGCLMDIFSATIVVVPIITPIAYKYGVDPIHLGIIFLTNLEIGYLTPPVGLNLFISSFRFKKPIFELYRIAIPFLILLIFCLMIITYVPWLSTYLVSVVGVK